The following coding sequences are from one Panicum hallii strain FIL2 chromosome 5, PHallii_v3.1, whole genome shotgun sequence window:
- the LOC112892951 gene encoding peptide deformylase 1B, chloroplastic produces MAAGLRLHLFPRLRAFAASSRPLFAAHSGALTLPLPLPMRRAGPAMPLAARARRGLGSSTAAAPPAEDEDFATAADLRFEPPLEVVKYPDPILRARNKRINTFDANLRALADEMFDVMYKTDGIGLSAPQVGVNVQLMVFNPAGVKGEGEEIVLVNPVVYKSGKRSLVFEEGCLSFPGIYANVVRPESVKIEAQDVTGAKIKVKLSGLPARVFQHEFDHLLGILFFDRMTMDVLETVREELKNLEKKYEERTGLTSPETVDNYQGTKDVFSFSR; encoded by the exons ATGGCCGCGGGCCTCCGCCTCCACCTCTTCCCGCGCCTCCGCGCCTTCGCGGCCTCCTCTCGCCCGCTCTTCGCCGCGCACTCCGGAGCCCTGAccctgcccctgcccctgcccatgcgccgcgccggcccggccatgcccctcgccgcccgcgcgcgccgcggcttaggctcctccaccgccgctgcCCCTCCCGCCGAGGACGAGGACTTTGCCACAG CTGCCGACCTCCGGTTCGAGCCGCCGCTCGAGGTCGTCAAGTACCCCGACCCCATCCTGCGCGCGCGCAACAAGCGCATCAACACCTTCGACGCCAACCTCCGCGCCCTAGCCGACGAGATGTTCGACGTTATGTACAA GACTGATGGCATTGGCCTCTCAGCACCACAAGTTGGAGTGAATGTGCAGCTTATGGTGTTCAATCCAGCTGGGGTGAAGGGTGAAGGAGAGGAGATTGTCCTTGTCAACCCAGTGGTATACAAGTCTGGGAAACGATCGCTTGTGTTCGAAGAAGGGTGCTTATCATTTCCTGGAATATATGCCAATGTGGTG AGACCAGAAAGTGTGAAAATTGAAGCTCAAGATGTTACAGGGGCAAAGATCAAAGTAAAATTATCTGGTCTACCTGCAAGAGTTTTCCAGCATGAGTTTGATCATTTGCTG GGGATTCTTTTCTTTGATAGAATGACAATGGATGTTCTTGAGACCGTACGTGAGGAACTGAAG AACCTAGAGAAGAAATACGAGGAAAGGACAGGACTAACGAGTCCTGAAACTGTTGATAACTATCAGGGTACAAAGGATGTCTTTAGTTTTTCGAGATGA
- the LOC112892454 gene encoding uncharacterized protein LOC112892454, translating to MPRALAYSRKCLLVFPQRYFISFSNPPEPSPSSSYLNQLKGAAACVAGNAQPSLGSEGTAARVSPASPPPPAANGRRSSSPLRLPSLSSGCSSCLLSTCAFSVILLDLKFHLIFGVSDWRSCLSRSSGWDRVLQCSLQGVPSGTASPSFFDPITDASRGHHSPYPLQLPLSVALVYCSSSPRAPAALAICCTHIDKFLSSSFPVKDPLDRNQTSINQACPCNSAPKSGFNSLLVFIPISLLFCSFHSASSMSQL from the exons atgccgcgcgcgctcgcctacTCTCGGAAATG TCTCCTTGTTTTTCCCCAACGATATTTTATCTCTTTCTCCAATCCTCCGGAGccatccccttcctcctcctacCTCAATCAACTGAAAGGAGCAGCTGCTTGTGTCGCCGGCAACGCGCAGCCATCTTTGGGAAGCGAAGGAACGGCGGCGCGCGTCTCTCCGGCTTCCCCTCCACCCCCG GCTGCTAATGGTCGCCGTTCGTCCTCCCCTCTCCGTCTGCCCTCTCTATCTTCAGGCTGCAGCTCGTGTTTGCTATCTACATGTGCATTCTCCGTGATTTTATTAGATTTGAAGTTCCATTTGATTTTTGGT GTGTCAGATTGGAGATCGTGCTTGAGTAGAAGTAGCGGCTGGGACAGGGTCCTACAGTGCTCGTTGCAGGGCGTGCCCTCTGGTACTGCTTCTCCAAGTTTCTTCGACCCAATTACCGAT GCTTCTCGTGGTCACCATTCACCCTATCCGCTCCAACTGCCCCTATCTGTAGCTCTTGTTTACTGTTCGTCTTCCCCCCGCGCCCCAGCTGCCCTTGCTATCTGCTGCACGCACATCGATAAATTTTTGAGTTCATCATT CCCCGTCAAGGATCCCCTTGACCGCAACCAGACTTCAATTAACCAAGCGTGCCCCTGCAATTCCGCTCCCAAGTCAGGTTTCAACAGCTTGTTGGTTTTTATTCCAATCAGCTTGCTGTTTTGTTCCTTCCATTCAGCCTCGAGCATGTCACAACTCTGA
- the LOC112892453 gene encoding transcription factor MYB57-like — translation MATRVAVSTRGRAGDQPAVRKGPWTLEEDLILVGYISEHGEGSWDNLARAAGLNRNGKSCRLRWLNYLRPGVRHGGITPAEDAAIRQLHATLGNKWSKISKHLPGRTDNEIKNYWRTRIQKKPAAAKTTPRQQQQPAVSEGASSDAGDYYWCSTKPDPYQQAPYYFQKAAMAAATTPAAAAVSGEGASSALTSQDSPTAGDWRIQQSSFPDYSELMRLVAGHGETAVGVDALTPPHFFSSQFSDTFWNAVENFWETKPVAGAF, via the exons ATGGCCACCAGGGTGGCCGTGTCGAcgcgcggccgcgccggcgACCAGCCGGCGGTGCGCAAGGGGCCGTGGACGCTGGAGGAGGACCTCATCCTCGTAGGCTACATCTCCGAGCACGGGGAGGGCTCCTGGGACAACCTCGCGCGCGCTGCTG GTTTGAACCGCAACGGGAAGAGCTGCAGGCTGCGGTGGCTCAACTACCTGCGGCCgggcgtgcggcacggcggcaTCACACCGGCGGAGGACGCGGCCATCCGGCAGCTCCACGCGACGCTGGGGAACAAGTGGTCCAAGATCTCCAAGCACCTCCCCGGCCGGACCGACAACGAGATCAAGAACTACTGGAGGACCAGGATCCAGAAGAAACCGGCAGCGGCCAAGACGACCCCgcgtcagcagcagcagccggccgTCAGCGAGGGCGCCAGCTCCGATGCCGGGGACTACTACTGGTGCAGCACGAAGCCCGACCCCTACCAGCAAGCTCCGTACTACTTCCAGAAAGCCGCCATGGCAGCTGcgacgacgccggcggcggcggccgtcagCGGCGAAGGCGCGTCGTCCGCGCTGACGAGCCAGGACAGCCCCACCGCCGGAGACTGGCGCATTCAGCAGTCGAGTTTCCCGGACTACTCGGAGCTGATGAGATTGGTCGCCGGCCACGGCGAAACGGCCGTCGGCGTGGACGCTCTGACGCCGCCGCACTTCTTCTCGTCCCAGTTCAGTGACACCTTCTGGAACGCTGTGGAGAATTTCTGGGAGACAAAACCGGTCGCAGGTGCATTCTGA
- the LOC112892455 gene encoding myb-related protein 340-like: MGRTCGRAGGEPAVRKGPWTLEEDLVLVGYISQHGEGSWDNLARAAGLNRNGKSCRLRWLNYLRPGVRRGSITPAEDAAIRELHASLGNKWSKIAEHLPGRTDNEIKNYWRTRIQRRPAASAQQQQAYRAPATAAAIAASEGASSSSSASASHGSSAAGDWWYVEPNHPEQGADRSQKSVAAAAAGVDSGSASSALTRRDSSATAGDGYMKTSYSDRYYSELSSVAADGVKMVDAESFWNVVDDFWGTLPVPDATF; encoded by the exons ATGGGCAGGACGTGCGGCCGCGCCGGTGGCGAGCCTGCGGTGCGCAAGGGGCCGTGGACGCTGGAGGAGGATCTCGTCCTAGTCGGCTACATCTCCCAGCACGGGGAGGGATCCTGGGACAACCTCGCGCGCGCCGCTG GCCTGAACCGGAACGGGAAGAGCTGCAGGCTGCGGTGGCTCAACTACCTGCGGCCGGGGGTGCGGCGCGGCAGCATCACGCCGGCGGAGGACGCGGCCATCCGGGAGCTCCACGCGAGCCTGGGGAACAAGTGGTCCAAGATCGCCGAGCACCTCCCCGGCCGCACCGACAACGAGATCAAGAACTACTGGAGAACCAGGATCCAGAGGAGACCGGCAGCCAGCGCCCAGCAGCAGCAAGCGTACCGCGCgcccgcgacggcggcggccataGCCGCCAGCGAGggcgcgtcgtcgtcgtcgtccgcgTCGGCAAGCCACGgcagctccgccgccggcgactgGTGGTACGTGGAGCCAAACCACCCCGAGCAGGGAGCGGACCGCTCCCAGAAGAGcgtggctgcggcggcggcgggcgtcgACAGCGGGAGCGCGTCGTCGGCGTTGACGAGGCGGGACAGCTccgccaccgccggcgacgGGTACATGAAGACGAGTTACAGTGACCGCTACTACTCCGAGCTGAGTTCGGTCGCCGCCGACGGCGTCAAAATGGTCGACGCGGAAAGCTTTTGGAACGTCGTCGACGACTTCTGGGGAACTCTACCGGTTCCAGATGCTACATTCTGA